The following are from one region of the Phyllostomus discolor isolate MPI-MPIP mPhyDis1 chromosome 9, mPhyDis1.pri.v3, whole genome shotgun sequence genome:
- the CCN5 gene encoding CCN family member 5 — translation MRGTPQTHLLAFSFLCLLSKVCAQLCPTPCVCPWPPPQCPLGVPLVLDGCNCCRVCARRLGESCNHLHVCDPSQGLVCRPGAGPGGRGAVCLWGDDDGSCEVNGRRYRDGETFQPHCRVRCRCEDGGFTCVPLCSEDVRLPSWDCPHPRRVEVPGKCCPEWVCDQPGVVGVQPLLAQGLQSSGLVALPPPAAPCPEWSTAWGPCSATCGLGVTTRVSNQNRFCRLETQHRLCLPGPCPPAAGRSPLHGAF, via the exons ATGAGAGGCACACCTCAGACCCACCTCCtggccttctccttcctctgcctcctctcaaAG gtgTGTGCCCAGCTGTGCCCAACACCATGTGTCTGCCCCTGGCCGCCACCACAGTGCCCACTGGGGGTGCCCCTGGTGCTGGACGGCTGCAACTGCTGCCGGGTGTGTGCGCGGCGGCTTGGGGAGTCCTGTAACCATCTCCACGTCTGtgaccccagccagggcctggtctGCCGGCCTGGGGCGGGTCCCGGCGGCCGGGGGGCCGTGTGCCTCT GGGGAGACGATGACGGCAGCTGTGAGGTGAACGGCCGCCGGTACCGGGACGGGGAGACCTTCCAGCCCCACTGCAGGGTTCGCTGCCGCTGTGAGGACGGCGGCTTCACCTGCGTGCCCCTGTGCAGCGAGGACGTCCGGCTGCCCAGCTgggactgcccccacccccggaggGTTGAGGTCCCGGGCAAGTGCTGCCCCGAGTGGGTGTGCGACCAGCCCGGGGTGGTGGGGGTCCAGCCCCTCCTGGCCCAAG GACTCCAGTCGTCCGGCCTGGTGGCTCTCCCACCTCCCGCCGCCCCCTGCCCGGAATGGAGCACAGCCTGGGGCCCCTGCTCCGCCACCTGTGGGCTGGGCGTGACCACCCGGGTGTCCAACCAGAACCGCTTCTGCCGACTGGAGACCCAGCACCGCCTGtgcctgcctgggccctgcccgccTGCCGCGGGCCGCAGCCCACTACACGGTGCCTTTTAG
- the KCNK15 gene encoding potassium channel subfamily K member 15 — MKQQSVRTAALVLCILSYLLVGAAVFDALESEAESGRQRLLAQKRRELRRKYGFSAEDYRELERLALQAEPHRAGRQWKFAGSFYFAITVITTIGYGHAAPGTDSGKVFCMFYALLGIPLTLVTFQSLGERLNALVRRLLLAAKRCLGLRRPHVSTENMVVAGLLVCAATLALGAAAFAHFEGWTFFHAYYYCFITLTTIGFGDFVALQSDEALQRKPPYVAFSFLYILLGLTVIGAFLNLVVLRFLAASTDAPERAAHRASPLRLGAPESHGSALPRRPMRPEGSSVSSRVHQLEMWARDNLGFSPPASPGAMGGCGGTGKLQVRRKSV, encoded by the exons ATGAAGCAGCAGAGCGTGCGCACCGCCGCGCTCGTCCTGTGCATCCTGTCCTACCTGCTGGTGGGCGCCGCCGTCTTCGATGCGCTGGAGTCCGAGGCGGAGAGCGGCCGCCAGAGACTGCTGGCCCAGAAGCGGAGAGAGCTTCGGAGGAAGTACGGCTTCTCGGCCGAGGACTACCGCGAGCTGGAGCGCCTGGCGCTGCAGGCCGAGCCGCACCGCGCGGGCCGTCAGTGGAAGTTCGCCGGCTCTTTCTACTTCGCCATCACGGTCATCACGACCATCG GCTATGGCCACGCCGCGCCAGGCACCGACTCGGGCAAGGTCTTCTGCATGTTCTATGCGCTGCTGGGCATCCCCTTGACGCTCGTTACTTTCCAGAGCCTGGGCGAGAGGCTGAACGCGCTGGTGCGGCGCCTCCTGCTGGCGGCCAAGCGCTGCCTGGGCCTGCGGCGGCCGCACGTGTCCACGGAGAACATGGTGGTGGCGGGGCTGCTGGTGTGCGCGGCCACCCTGGCCCTCGGGGCCGCCGCCTTCGCGCACTTCGAGGGCTGGACCTTCTTCCACGCCTACTACTACTGCTTCATCACCCTCACCACCATCGGCTTCGGCGACTTCGTGGCGCTGCAGAGCGACGAGGCGCTGCAGAGGAAGCCGCCCTACGTGGCCTTCAGCTTCCTCTACATCCTGTTGGGGCTCACGGTCATCGGCGCCTTCCTCAACCTCGTGGTCCTGCGCTTTCTGGCGGCCAGCACCGACGCGCCCGAGCGCGCTGCCCACCGCGCCAGCCCGCTCCGCCTAGGGGCGCCGGAGAGCCACGGTTCCGCCCTGCCCCGGCGCCCGATGCGCCCCGAGGGCTCCTCCGTCTCCTCCCGCGTCCACCAGCTGGAGATGTGGGCCCGAGACAATCTGGGCTTCTCGCCCCCTGCAAGCCCTGGGGCTATGGGTGGCTGCGGCGGGACAGGCAAGCTCCAGGTGCGGCGGAAGTCCGTCTGA